A single region of the Tepidisphaeraceae bacterium genome encodes:
- a CDS encoding hybrid sensor histidine kinase/response regulator, whose protein sequence is MTETSKYAKFAVLYVDDEEQALKYFQKGIGRDFQALTANSVEAALAILERDHHKIAVVLSDQRMPRQCGTELLKEVCTRWPHIMRILVTAYSELDSAIEAVNGGAIYKYLTKPVEFAKMREVLKSALDVFLERGERDQLLQIKMSSLRRMVVEDRVRSLNNLTFGLTHHLRNSVTAMGCFLEEFDPANTGPAPMSTPESAECARQLWALAVDERDRLIQMLEQFQRAVIDPTCAFNDELQPDKLLTETLASTQPNVAPDRLVVKAEAGLGTLKGDAARITDLLKILVTYVAQHGNAAGKINVTLSAAAPHRGAQAVQIRITGDGPAWTDQDVATFFTPFAFPKNDPSELGLGLLSTFSIAQQHGGDILVHRSAPLGPGFEVLLPVNPAEVKRADLEQNLLQTIFT, encoded by the coding sequence ATGACCGAGACATCCAAATACGCCAAGTTCGCCGTGCTCTACGTCGACGACGAAGAGCAGGCCCTGAAGTACTTCCAGAAGGGCATCGGCCGCGACTTCCAGGCGCTGACCGCCAACAGCGTCGAAGCCGCGCTGGCGATCCTCGAGCGCGACCACCACAAGATCGCCGTCGTGCTGAGCGACCAGCGCATGCCCCGGCAGTGCGGCACCGAACTGCTGAAGGAGGTCTGCACGCGCTGGCCGCACATCATGCGCATCCTCGTCACCGCATACTCCGAGCTCGACAGCGCGATCGAGGCCGTGAACGGTGGCGCGATCTACAAGTACCTCACCAAGCCGGTCGAGTTCGCGAAGATGCGCGAGGTGCTCAAGAGCGCGCTCGACGTCTTCCTGGAGCGCGGCGAGCGCGACCAGCTGCTGCAGATCAAGATGAGCAGCCTGCGCCGTATGGTCGTCGAGGACCGCGTGCGCAGCCTGAACAACCTCACGTTCGGCCTCACGCATCACCTGCGCAATTCCGTGACGGCCATGGGCTGCTTCCTGGAAGAGTTCGACCCGGCCAACACGGGTCCGGCGCCGATGTCGACACCCGAGAGCGCCGAGTGTGCCCGACAGCTCTGGGCGCTGGCCGTCGACGAGCGCGATCGGTTGATTCAGATGCTCGAGCAGTTCCAGCGTGCCGTGATCGACCCCACCTGCGCGTTCAACGATGAACTGCAGCCCGACAAGCTGCTGACCGAAACACTTGCCTCCACGCAACCCAACGTCGCGCCCGACCGCCTGGTCGTGAAGGCCGAGGCCGGACTTGGGACCCTGAAAGGCGACGCGGCGCGCATCACCGATCTGCTCAAGATCCTGGTGACCTACGTCGCGCAGCACGGCAACGCCGCGGGCAAGATCAACGTGACGCTGAGCGCCGCGGCGCCCCACCGTGGCGCACAGGCGGTTCAGATTCGCATTACCGGCGACGGGCCGGCCTGGACGGATCAGGATGTGGCGACGTTCTTCACGCCGTTCGCGTTCCCGAAGAACGACCCCTCGGAGCTCGGCCTTGGCCTGCTCAGCACCTTCTCGATCGCCCAGCAACATGGCGGCGATATCCTCGTCCACCGCAGCGCCCCGCTTGGGCCGGGCTTTGAAGTGCTGCTGCCAGTGAACCCTGCCGAGGTGAAGCGGGCAGACTTGGAACAGAACCTGCTGCAGACGATCTTCACTTGA
- a CDS encoding LacI family DNA-binding transcriptional regulator, producing the protein MATKTGVSASTVSRVLNNHNGIALATRRRVLDQARDAGLRPRGKSRPITIGVVVDRHQYATASAFVPNLLSHVIQALSHHDVAVELCTEHNLCRLNDRLIDGVLAMAWDDVTVQRLHQLGDVPVVLLNRVDVPEFSAVATDHRMDGQMAVEYLVGRGHRRIALICEEQHNWGSLERVEGFREQAQRSEIDLDSSLIAFTEHQPMYGLLQRVLASEPTAIFIANENLGLEASYILRDVLGVRVPDRVSLLGMESSQVSQFLSPPMTTLAQPLDQLAKASLDLLLRQIEEGDRTPSRLILRNQIIERESVITLPSATPEQTSPAADAARAPIVPSFPSTISGHLSL; encoded by the coding sequence TTGGCCACCAAAACGGGTGTGTCAGCCAGCACGGTCAGCCGGGTGTTGAACAACCACAACGGCATCGCGCTCGCCACCCGCAGGCGGGTGCTGGACCAGGCCCGTGACGCAGGCCTGCGCCCGCGTGGCAAGTCTCGGCCGATAACGATTGGCGTCGTCGTCGACCGTCACCAGTACGCAACCGCCAGCGCGTTTGTGCCAAACCTGCTCAGCCACGTCATCCAGGCACTGTCGCACCACGACGTGGCCGTGGAACTTTGCACGGAACACAATCTCTGTCGGCTGAATGATCGATTGATCGACGGTGTGCTGGCCATGGCGTGGGACGACGTGACGGTACAACGTTTGCATCAGCTAGGTGATGTGCCGGTCGTCCTGCTGAACCGCGTGGACGTCCCTGAGTTTTCAGCCGTCGCGACCGACCACCGCATGGATGGTCAGATGGCCGTCGAATACCTCGTGGGTCGCGGGCATCGCCGGATCGCGCTGATCTGTGAAGAGCAGCACAACTGGGGTTCGCTGGAGCGTGTCGAGGGCTTCCGCGAGCAGGCCCAGCGATCTGAAATCGATCTCGACAGCAGCCTGATCGCGTTTACCGAGCACCAGCCGATGTACGGCCTGCTGCAGCGCGTTTTAGCCAGCGAACCGACCGCAATTTTCATTGCGAACGAGAACCTGGGCCTCGAGGCTTCGTATATCTTAAGAGACGTCCTTGGTGTGCGTGTGCCCGATCGGGTTTCACTGCTAGGAATGGAATCTAGCCAGGTCTCGCAGTTCCTGTCTCCCCCAATGACGACCCTCGCCCAGCCGCTGGATCAGTTGGCGAAAGCGTCGCTGGACCTGCTGCTGCGGCAGATCGAAGAAGGCGACCGCACCCCGTCGCGGCTCATCCTTCGCAATCAGATCATCGAACGCGAATCGGTCATTACGTTACCGTCCGCAACGCCCGAACAAACAAGCCCCGCCGCCGATGCAGCGAGGGCCCCGATCGTCCCGAGTTTTCCGTCAACCATTTCAGGCCATCTCTCTCTATAG
- a CDS encoding prepilin-type N-terminal cleavage/methylation domain-containing protein yields MSHAQTLSVEARSPNKYRGRRSAFTLVELLVVIGIIALLISILLPSLNKARQQANLVDCSARLRQMGQAIHLYASQHKGYLPPTNAHSDSFVAGSAAVKISDQLGTKNSGFNNFSPVMKDLDVDVPTSWWPKGRVDYSFNEGLFVNTEMEDTWLPGPTPKPKFRARPMSRVRNSQEVAAAWDALGFSGWDYVADMNTSEGIWDQPTGGGAIKYGTRLFDSSPSSYYPDYNRVIPQLRYPLSTSGYGYYRGHPDFRHIRGSGKPGTTANVLFLDGHVEGRKVGELKVKDFCFPWR; encoded by the coding sequence ATGTCGCACGCTCAAACCCTGTCGGTCGAGGCTCGCTCGCCGAACAAGTATCGTGGCCGTCGTTCGGCCTTTACGCTCGTGGAACTGCTGGTCGTCATCGGCATCATCGCGCTGCTGATCAGCATCCTGTTGCCCTCGCTGAACAAGGCAAGGCAGCAGGCGAATCTTGTCGACTGCTCTGCGCGTCTACGTCAGATGGGCCAGGCCATTCACCTGTATGCCTCGCAGCATAAGGGTTACCTACCTCCGACCAATGCACATTCGGATTCATTCGTAGCAGGTTCGGCAGCGGTGAAAATCAGCGATCAGTTGGGCACTAAGAATTCCGGTTTCAATAACTTTAGTCCGGTGATGAAAGACCTAGATGTTGACGTCCCGACATCGTGGTGGCCGAAAGGTCGAGTCGACTACAGCTTCAATGAAGGACTCTTCGTCAACACGGAAATGGAAGATACGTGGTTGCCCGGTCCAACCCCAAAGCCCAAGTTTCGTGCTCGACCGATGTCTCGCGTAAGGAACTCGCAGGAAGTTGCAGCGGCGTGGGACGCGTTGGGCTTCTCGGGCTGGGATTATGTTGCCGACATGAACACCTCCGAAGGCATTTGGGATCAGCCGACCGGAGGCGGTGCAATTAAGTACGGCACTCGGTTGTTCGATTCATCTCCGTCAAGCTATTACCCCGATTACAACCGCGTAATTCCGCAGCTGCGGTACCCGCTCTCAACGTCCGGATATGGGTACTACCGTGGTCACCCCGACTTCCGACACATTCGTGGAAGTGGGAAACCTGGCACGACCGCGAATGTCCTCTTTCTAGATGGGCACGTCGAAGGCCGTAAGGTAGGCGAACTGAAGGTGAAGGATTTCTGCTTCCCGTGGCGCTAG